A window of Drosophila sulfurigaster albostrigata strain 15112-1811.04 chromosome X, ASM2355843v2, whole genome shotgun sequence genomic DNA:
TCAACGTACTGTGCTCCTCGTTTGCACTAAATATTGGCAAATTTACGATGCCGGCGACTTCACGGTATTGTGCTCGGTAATTGCGCCGGCACGCGAACGCTGGCAAGGCGGTGATTTCATCACCTCAGATCGTGTGATGCTGTGGACGGACGAGGGCAAGGGATATCTGTATAAGTTGCCAGCGAATTGCATACCGGACAACAAGGAGTTCCATTCGAAGAGCGTGGTGCGCGATGCTCCCTATTTGTACTATGTTCTGCAGCATGCTGGCGACAAGGTGTTGTCGTGTCCACCGGCTATGAAACTGCTTAATGGCAATCAAACGCATTTCCTGCTGCGTGGCGATTCCGAGGGCTATATCTCGGTGTGGAATGTGCCGGAGGTGCCGTTGGATAACATTAGCATACTGCAGGCCAAACAGATGCCGCCGCGCATACAGAAGCCACATGTCTGCACCTCGCTGGTGGAGGCGTGGTCCATTATGGATCCACCGCCCGTTGGCATACTCGATCAATTGTCACGCATCACCGAATCTCCAGTGAAGCTGACGTCTAGCATTTATTTGCCACAGCAGAGTCGATTGGTTATTGGACGCGAGGATGGCAGCATTGTAATTGTGCCGGCAACGCAGACGGTCATGATGCAGCTGCTCGTGGGCATTAAGCAGAATTTCAGTGATTGGCCGTCGCATCAGATACTTTACGGCCATCGTGGACGCGTCAATTGCCTGCTCTGTCCATCGATGGTGCATCCACGTTACGAGAAATCCCATCTACTGTCCGGCGGCATTGATTTCGCAGTCTGCTTGTGGGATTTGTACAGTGGCAGCTTGTTGCATCGCTTCTGTGTACATGCCGGCGAAATTACACAGCTGCTCGTACCGCCCGAGAGCTGCAGCCCCCGGATACTCAAGTGCATCTGTTCGGTGGCCTCGGATCATTCGGTGACGCTCGTTAGCTTGCAGGAGCGCAAGTGCGTGACGTTGGCTAGTCGTCATCTATTTCCAGTGGTGACCATCAAGTGGCGGCCACTCGATGATTTCCTTATCGTTGGCTGTTCCGATGGCAGCGTTTATGTGTGGCAAATGGAAACGGGTCACTTGGATCGTGTGCTCCACGGCATGCTCGCCGAGGAAGTGTTGTCCGCCTGCGATGAGCAAGCATTGGAAGATGGCGGTGGCTCGGGATCTGGAGGCGGCGGTGCTGGTGCCGCCAATTCGGCCAGCGAAATGGGCATGGCGAATCCGGCAGTGCATTTCTTCCGTGGCTTGAAGTCGCGCAACATGAATGCCATCAGGCATGCAACTCAGCGGGGCATTCatcagttgcagcagctgcagggACACAATCAGGGCAACTTTGATTTCCTTATGAAGCATCGCAGCAATCCCTTGGTCATTCAGGGACTGCGCACCAATCCCAAGGATGCCGAGAGTCACATACTCTTCTTTGACATTGAGGGTTTGATCTTTGAACTGCACAGCGAGGAATATGCACAGATGACGCCGGCGACGCTGGAGGCATTGGGTGTGCATCTCAACAATCCCAAGGATGGCAAATCAATGCACATTGATGCGAGCAAAAAGATTGGTGACTTCTTTAACAAGGTCAAGAACAAGGCAGTCGACGTGGAGAAGATACTAAAAGAAAAGGACAAGCATGGACTGGTTCAAAAGTTCAAGGAGAAAACGGAAATTGTGGAGAAAAAAGTGCAGGCCAAGGTGGAGAGTCTGCAGAAAGCGGTGGAAATGCACGATGAACAGCAACAGGATCTAAAGAGTAAAATCGCCTCCAAAATGGAGGTGACACATGTCATGGAGGTGGCGCAATTGTTGCTCTCGCTGCTGCACTCCTGGGGCCTAGATCCACATCTGGACAAGGTGTGCGAGTCACAATTGGGTCTGTTGCGTCCGATTGTGCCCATATCGTATGGTGTGTTATCCAAGGCTGGATAcatgtcgctgttgttgcccaCGTGGCAGAATAACTATGCCATACCGCCGGGTCTGCAGTTGCCCACCAGCTCCAAGAAGCGACCGCTGCCCGAGGAGTTGCGTCGCTTGGAGCATTTGACTGCAATCTTTACATCCCGTCTGCATTGGGAGCTGAGCACCACACTCACCTCCAATCACATACTGGCCTTGGTGGCCATGTCCAACACACTGATGTCCATGAGCGCTGCCTCTTTTCTGCCCGATAGCGAGAAGCACAAGAAACTGCAACGTCTGGCCCAACGTGCCGACTCCACGCTGAGCAATGAGGAGGAACGCGAAGAGTTGTTGGCCCATCACACGTCACAGATTAAGCAGGGCTGGAGTCTGCTGTCGACACATCATTGCTTCCTGTTGCCCGATAAAATCGAAGCGTTGGAGCCAAAGAAATTCAAGCGTCCGCAGGTCGAGATGATGGTCAAACGTTGGCAGCATCATTGTATCGAGATACGCGAGGCGGCGCAGCAAATACTGCTGGGCGAGCTGACGCGCATGGGCAAGAAGGGACGCAAACAGCTTGTGGAGAGCTGGGCCCAGTATCTGCCGCTCTACACGCACACGGAGCCCATTGTTGGCGCCCAACAGGTGGCCGCCTTGATCAACAGCCAGTCGGGCGGTGGTGGCAGCGCTGGTAGCGGTGCTGCCAACTCGCtgggcaatggcaacaacgcACTCTCGGGTGGACAGTCCAtgggtggcggtggcggcggcggtgttGCAGGCAATGGCGCTGGCGGTAATGGAGCCGATCAACAGGACGAGGACTatgaggaggaagaggaggagatAATACGCAAACCGTCCAGTTTGTCGGAGCTGAAGCGCAAGCAGACGACAGCGGTCATATTGCTGGGCGTAATTGGTGCCGAATTCGGTCAGGACATTTCACAGGAGTCGCCCAATCATCGCGGCAGCATCAGCATGAGCGCTGCCCAAACCGAACGTCGCAAGTCATCGGTGGTGGAAGGTTTCGGCATTGCCAACAATCTGGCACGCCTCACATCGATGGCCCTAGCCCATCTGCTTTATGCACCGCCGTCACCCAAGCTGCCGCAATACACACCGCTGCGTCGCGCCGCCATCGATCTGCTGGGTCGTGGCTTTACCGTGTGGGAACCGTATTTGGATGTGTCGAAGGTGTTGCTGGGTCTGCTGGAGATCTCGTGCGAGGGCAAAGCGGTGCCCAATCTCAACTACAAGTTGCCGCTGACACCGCAAGCGGACGCTTGTCGCACCGCACGTCATGCGTTGCGCTTGATTGCCACCGCTCGACCGGCTGCATTCATCACGACGATGGCGCGAGAGGTGGCACGCTACAATACGATGCAACAGAATGCTCAGTCGATTAATACACCGCTGACGCAATCGGTGCTGTACAAGGCGAAGAGCGAAATACTGCAGTGTGTCGAGATGCTGATCGATAAGATGCAATCGGAGATTGCGGGACTCCTGGTGGAGGTCATGGACATTGCGCTGCACTGTGTGGATAGCAATGAGCTGAAGAGTCGCGGCCTTGCTGAACTCTGTCCGGCCATCTGCAAGTTCAATCAAATCTCGCATTGTGCGCAGACGCGTCGCATCGCCGTTGGCGCAAACAGCGGCAATTTGGCCATCTATGAGTTGCGACAGAACAAATGCCAGATGATACCGGCGCATACGCATCCGATCACCTCGTTGGCCTTCTCACCAGATGGCAAATATCTGGTGTCGTATTCATGTGCCGAGAATCGTTTATCCTTCTGGCAGACATCAACGGGCATGTTTGGTCTGGGACAATCGCAGACGCGCTGCACCAAAGGCTATTCCACCGCCCCCATACCGGATGTGTCGCGTCTGAATCCGATGCGTTTGGCAAAACTCGTTTGGATCAATAATCGCACCGTTACGCTAATGCTGGCCGATGGCTCTGAGACGCGTTTCAATGTCTAAATGTGTGCAATAGGTGATCGAAGACATTGCGATCGATTGTTGATCATCGATTAGCCACACGGATCGatattgagagagagagagagagagtgctcAGAAGTCAGTGCGTATTCCGGAGTGGAGTCAACGTCGTTAGGCCACATAAACTGAGCAGCTGAGCTGCATACTATTTAGGCAATCAACAACGCGGACTTCAAAAGCGAGCGACCAGCTAAGTAGAGCAACCATCAACTAAAACAATAATTCAATGAAACAtgagaaaacaaatattaatttgagaATCGAAAAATTAGCAGCTGAGCGGTAGCCGATAAACATATACaaacaaaccacaaaaaaaaaaaaaatccaaacaaacaaaaaaccgaaaaaaaaatttaaaaaaaaaaaaccaaaataaagaaaagaaaagcaaaaaaaatagtaatgAAAATAAGCAGCTtctgttatttattatgtataaactatctatttgtatttgtgtacgtattttaaatgtatttgtgcgattttaaaatgttcttgTTTCTATCACTTAGAACAGCGCCATTTGTTCCGAATTCACTCTACGCAATAACTtaaccatatatatatatatacttactaTACTTCTAACGAGATGGAACTCCAAATCTCCCTTAAGCACAATAATACTAACCTTGGAGCTATGTTTTTAACTATTTccgttttctgtttttaaatgttcaacactttttttttttgtgtgtttttaaatGTTGGTGACTATTACTGCGTTTAGGGAATTCGGAATGTCGctgtttgtttacatttactctatatatatgatgtgtattttatattctgtAGCCTAAGATTTAGCTGCTATACGGATGGATAGATGATGAGGAAAAGTCCCGTAGTAAATGaacgctttttgttttgttgttatttgcaaactataaactatttaaaagttaaacaaaaaaaaaaaaactaaagaaaaaaaataaatcgataaatcgacttgaaatacatttgtttataCGAAATGGAATTGAAACGAGACGAAATAACGAATGCGATAGAGAAGAGAAAGCGATAGAGTGATGAGGAGAGAAagggaaaataaaaacaaagaattaaTGCTGTTATTACTACTtatgctattattattattactactgtaactattactattacattattatgattattattattactattattattgatattgatatttgtTATGCCTAATGTATTGTTATCTATCTACAACTACTAAAAcgaaaagttaaacaaaacaaatataaaatgtattgcgCAAAGTTAAGCGAGAAAAcgaaaactgaaaattgaaaattgagaAACGATAGAACATGAAACATAACTATGtcagatacatatgtatattttattatttccataGTTTTCCTCAGTTTTCATCGTAATGCATACAGATAGGAAaactaatattattataatcgtatgttttttttttttctcttgttaATTTGCAAGTTTACAAACTAAAGTTAAACATTAACTAAAAACGTATTACAAAACGTCAACtacttaaatacaaattacaaagtTTAGCAAAcattattacacacacacacacacacctacctgtatttatatatgtatgtatgtataggtATTAAATTATGCGCGGAGTTAAACTaattaatacacacacacacacagatacacacatgCATCCACCTATTAACACGTATATAACAAGtgaataaattgtatttgtgcttaatttcaattacgaatatattaatatgcatatgtgtgtacatatgtatgtgtattcgAGATCCTTCAATCAAAGTattacacacaacaaaaaaaatatatatatgagaatgaaaaatatatattaaattatatatatatatatatacaatatatatacatacaacaaataaagTCAACCAAACATGAGCCAACagagttgttgttttatttaacaatctGGGAAACAcactttataattttttaaactcATACACATATTATatgaatacatttaaattctttactAGAGAAAGATTATTACTTCCCATATCATCAAATTGCCaagtttttcttatttacCAAGATTTAAGACTTCAAGGCAtagtttgaaaatatattaaacccATTCTATCAGTGTTTAAATCATTTTGCTAGGCGATGGAATTTAAGGAATACCTTTTTAATTGATCTCAAACATTTTGCAGCAATTGCTCGTTGGCAAAGATGCCCGAAACGGAAACCAAACCCACCGGGAACAGGGGGCGACCCCGAAAGTCTGTGGCCGCCGTACGCAAAGCGCCAACAGTGTccaacgacgatgacgatgaagtAATGGTGCCCACCAGCAGCAcgagcagcagccacaaccgCAAATATGTTAAGCATGTTAATAATGCCagtgctgctgatgatgtggAACAGGATATGGAAGCTGATGAAAATGATGCAATGGAACAGGATGATATCGATGACGACGAGGTCGAGGAAGCCGACAGCAATGAGGCCAGCGATCAGGAGGACGATCCCGATGAGCCGCCGCCTGCGTtcagtctggcaacgctggGACTACAGCGTGTGGGCAGCGCCCCGCCACCCAAGCCCAAATGCCAAAAGGCACCGATACTGACGCTCAATGCCCGCGGCATGCCCGCTCGCATACGCAAGCGCAATCCGCTGTTCTACGACGAGAACATCATCAACGACGACAAGCCGTTGCGCGTCAGTCTGGCGCCCAAAAAGTTGCCAGCACGCGGTGCCGGCGATAGTCCCGGCAAGCTGCAGACTACACCGTCGAAGGTGCTCAAGAAGCGCAAAGGTGTCGTCTCGCGTTACATGCGCTCCAATGACAATGGCAGCGGTGCTTCCACTTCAAATTCGGCGGCCAGCAACGATGAGATGTCGCTGAAGCAGCGTAAAACCCCCGGCAAATCGCTGGCACTGCCAAGCACCTCGTCGGGtctcaagcagcagcagcaacaacagcagcagcaacagcagctggctgGCGGAATGCGTGGGCGTGGTGCGGGCGGCGGTGCAAAGATTGCGGCTGCCGCTGCGGCCATGGCAGCGGCCGAGGATGCAGCCAAAAAAGCTGAGGCACAGGCATCGGCCAATAAGCGTTTGGGTCAATCGATTGGCATACGCTTGCGTAATCTGCTGAAGCTGCCAAAGGCGCACAAATGGGCGATTGCCGAGTGGTTCTATTCATACATTGATAAGCCGCTGTTCGATTGCAAATACGACTTTATGAACCATGTGAACGAGCTAACGCCAAGGCTGGGCACACGCCGGCTCAATCGTCACGAGTGGGTGAACATTAGGCGCCGGATGGGACGGCCACGCCGCTGTTCGGCGGCATTCTTCAACGAGGAGCGTCGGGAGCTGGAGCGCAAGCGGCAGCTGATGCGTACGCTACAGTCACGCAAACCGGGCGAACTAAAGGATTCGGTGCTATTGGCCGATATGCCCGACAAGATACCGATGCCGCTGCCGTTGGGCACCAAGGTGACGGCACGTTTGCGTACGCCGCAGGACGGCATCTTTGCGGGCACAGTTGCCGCCTACGATTCGTTGAATGCCATGTATCGTGTGACGTTTGAACGCATGGGCTTGGGCACCCAATCCATACCCGATTACGAGATTGTCTCGGAGAATTTCCATGAGATGTTGCCGCTGCACAGTTTCACCAAAGATTTTCGCCCCAATTTGATGAGCATCTATCAGACGAATAACATGGGCTTCACCACCAATTTGGGCTTCACCACAAATCTGGCCAGCAGCTATCAGGGGAAACGTAATCCGCTCGCTGCCGCAACCGCTGGCAATctcaacagcggcagcaacaacaacaacatcagcagcaacagtttaACGGCACCACAGAAACATCTGGTCAACAATAATGCCGCCGCACGCAATGCGCTCAGCATGAAGTTGAACAAGAGTGATCCATTGCTGGGACAAGACGCCATCGGTGATAGTCCAATGCGTCAGCAGCTGGCACGTCATCATGGCTATCCCATGAAATTGCTGGAGCATCTGGTGCTGCTGCAGAACTATATTGCGCTCAAGGAGGCGCGCATTCATCGCCTGAGTGAGATGAATGCCAAGGCGGAACTGGCCATGGGTGATCTGGTCACAGGGGAGACAGGCGATCGCAATCGCCGACAATTGCGTGATGATTTCCAGCGTCGTTATGCCTCCAACATATTGCGTATTGAGTACATCAACGGCAATTTAATGTATGAGCTGACCAAGGTGCAGGAGCTGTCCAGCAGCCTGACCCGCAATCCCAACATTCAGGCCATGATATCGCCGACATTGCTGCGCGAAGAGTGTCGCGCCAAGGCCAGCCAGACGGTCGATGAGATGAACAAGGGTGTGGTGAAGAGCGAGCGCATGGTGACGCTACTCAAGAATCTAACAACGCTGCTGATTGTCA
This region includes:
- the LOC133847939 gene encoding protein lin-9, with product MPETETKPTGNRGRPRKSVAAVRKAPTVSNDDDDEVMVPTSSTSSSHNRKYVKHVNNASAADDVEQDMEADENDAMEQDDIDDDEVEEADSNEASDQEDDPDEPPPAFSLATLGLQRVGSAPPPKPKCQKAPILTLNARGMPARIRKRNPLFYDENIINDDKPLRVSLAPKKLPARGAGDSPGKLQTTPSKVLKKRKGVVSRYMRSNDNGSGASTSNSAASNDEMSLKQRKTPGKSLALPSTSSGLKQQQQQQQQQQQLAGGMRGRGAGGGAKIAAAAAAMAAAEDAAKKAEAQASANKRLGQSIGIRLRNLLKLPKAHKWAIAEWFYSYIDKPLFDCKYDFMNHVNELTPRLGTRRLNRHEWVNIRRRMGRPRRCSAAFFNEERRELERKRQLMRTLQSRKPGELKDSVLLADMPDKIPMPLPLGTKVTARLRTPQDGIFAGTVAAYDSLNAMYRVTFERMGLGTQSIPDYEIVSENFHEMLPLHSFTKDFRPNLMSIYQTNNMGFTTNLGFTTNLASSYQGKRNPLAAATAGNLNSGSNNNNISSNSLTAPQKHLVNNNAAARNALSMKLNKSDPLLGQDAIGDSPMRQQLARHHGYPMKLLEHLVLLQNYIALKEARIHRLSEMNAKAELAMGDLVTGETGDRNRRQLRDDFQRRYASNILRIEYINGNLMYELTKVQELSSSLTRNPNIQAMISPTLLREECRAKASQTVDEMNKGVVKSERMVTLLKNLTTLLIVTQNLDSDWEAAEVNKVLEGCMEEVRSNLVCSANSKVFQKSVQSRLEYIALDINRNIEERSFSQASAKSPKSPKSEATDTAGETGGNAKSTDTDKKAKHDDNDEENNDDTTADDQKPAKEEEEEEAQAKNKKDKSKQDIVESDVEPMEVDSEHEDDDELAPAEKKKRTDGDENEAQADTDADAEANRDADGDADADDTDAAEKPANDAATPESKVDATNSDPCAEDSQITIESMKESDDESQAHDEKDDDKQQEISELKLVTELDDSDSQQEFLYEK
- the LOC133847937 gene encoding WD repeat-containing protein 7; protein product: MVSTNLVVPVVLWGPTAPTHCISSVFLSDDQCTLVTGCYDGQICLWQVEPSTLKMSPRCLLVGHSAPVLCLVRASLLPENNFLVSSSENGEMCTWDLIDGKCTEAVKLPQVHTQIQSYHTANSEDVRLFCIGYYAEIMVMDPFSLEVIYVLSSKVKPDWISAIHVLRPMRRKDDVVLAITTTGTVKVWTLTGNENKHAEPIYENESKEIRCLNAITMNCCAQNQRTVLLVCTKYWQIYDAGDFTVLCSVIAPARERWQGGDFITSDRVMLWTDEGKGYLYKLPANCIPDNKEFHSKSVVRDAPYLYYVLQHAGDKVLSCPPAMKLLNGNQTHFLLRGDSEGYISVWNVPEVPLDNISILQAKQMPPRIQKPHVCTSLVEAWSIMDPPPVGILDQLSRITESPVKLTSSIYLPQQSRLVIGREDGSIVIVPATQTVMMQLLVGIKQNFSDWPSHQILYGHRGRVNCLLCPSMVHPRYEKSHLLSGGIDFAVCLWDLYSGSLLHRFCVHAGEITQLLVPPESCSPRILKCICSVASDHSVTLVSLQERKCVTLASRHLFPVVTIKWRPLDDFLIVGCSDGSVYVWQMETGHLDRVLHGMLAEEVLSACDEQALEDGGGSGSGGGGAGAANSASEMGMANPAVHFFRGLKSRNMNAIRHATQRGIHQLQQLQGHNQGNFDFLMKHRSNPLVIQGLRTNPKDAESHILFFDIEGLIFELHSEEYAQMTPATLEALGVHLNNPKDGKSMHIDASKKIGDFFNKVKNKAVDVEKILKEKDKHGLVQKFKEKTEIVEKKVQAKVESLQKAVEMHDEQQQDLKSKIASKMEVTHVMEVAQLLLSLLHSWGLDPHLDKVCESQLGLLRPIVPISYGVLSKAGYMSLLLPTWQNNYAIPPGLQLPTSSKKRPLPEELRRLEHLTAIFTSRLHWELSTTLTSNHILALVAMSNTLMSMSAASFLPDSEKHKKLQRLAQRADSTLSNEEEREELLAHHTSQIKQGWSLLSTHHCFLLPDKIEALEPKKFKRPQVEMMVKRWQHHCIEIREAAQQILLGELTRMGKKGRKQLVESWAQYLPLYTHTEPIVGAQQVAALINSQSGGGGSAGSGAANSLGNGNNALSGGQSMGGGGGGGVAGNGAGGNGADQQDEDYEEEEEEIIRKPSSLSELKRKQTTAVILLGVIGAEFGQDISQESPNHRGSISMSAAQTERRKSSVVEGFGIANNLARLTSMALAHLLYAPPSPKLPQYTPLRRAAIDLLGRGFTVWEPYLDVSKVLLGLLEISCEGKAVPNLNYKLPLTPQADACRTARHALRLIATARPAAFITTMAREVARYNTMQQNAQSINTPLTQSVLYKAKSEILQCVEMLIDKMQSEIAGLLVEVMDIALHCVDSNELKSRGLAELCPAICKFNQISHCAQTRRIAVGANSGNLAIYELRQNKCQMIPAHTHPITSLAFSPDGKYLVSYSCAENRLSFWQTSTGMFGLGQSQTRCTKGYSTAPIPDVSRLNPMRLAKLVWINNRTVTLMLADGSETRFNV